In the Podospora pseudocomata strain CBS 415.72m chromosome 5, whole genome shotgun sequence genome, one interval contains:
- the CDC24 gene encoding Guanine nucleotide exchange factor for Cdc42p (EggNog:ENOG503NVJ0; COG:T), with amino-acid sequence MAHAPLLRMNTGPAATMDVVDRLTSMTVPGAPPRVSQLSGSSTFPVTNSSTSLNSLNNATTFAASSTGNVVATNNIINQKADASRSLYQICVSLKQRLAKVPGFEGYLEQLNEMAAESMEGPVESLWELLRSGFPLLAIYNALQPEVPLQVDEPPGANKSKLAKIAILRFVEACKSKLNVPAADSFIITDLTGQDTTGFVKVTSVINYVLDLLEVKGLMLEVQPYPEDDMMQPGSQMSHRDYVVREMVDTERKYVQDLENLQDLKKTLEERGIIPGDVVHNIFLNINAILDCQRKFLIRVETTNSMPAARQEWGSPFVAYEEVFNNCYQPFIANQKKAGKLASQVFDKIQTAAHAVACDLNTLDGFLLKPMQRLVKYPLLLNELLKKCDDETVRADLSAGIEAASRVLQKANEAVDRAELDEALEELMGRVDDWKNHQVSQFGKLILHGVYTVIPGKSDQEKDYEIYLFENILLCCKELLPGKNKDKKDKTKSTGPKVRNKNNKLQLKGRIFMTNVTDVVALSKTGSYTVQIWWKGDPGVENFIIKFQNEEMMKKWATGLEQQRKEKTGQVQQSPERPATNFTWMASQSSGLENPYAEKDDDDDDDSSTLIAPSGTATPAAYNPPMALPGTMPRNASSTSLRTRSATNDSSQSLAGIARAPPSSFPLLQPPTPLNIQTNQASPLRGAESYFSPVAESPASSRTSTTSGIFSQTGYPFPKTGTPQPGWAPEDSNRYTAPAAPRAPSRDGSTPNNAYGMVTANGRNPRGPSMPVMPRERDSAHAAQLQQQRSRSYSTPDINGQAARTGQSVPAVPGIPAHLNQGHPPHPIHVRHDSNIPRSNTGSPANDLPLRTNTSSPGAQRQRQYGGMAQFPTQPVYPRQGTPGSGANIPPPAGPPPPGLAPLAPVDPSRPVAPGLVTAPITSSQSMVPPTPDTAFSSQLRVRVNYDTGNYFTLIVHFDKLNYVNLIDRIDHRLSKFTNSSISKGELRLRYRDEDGDFVTIESDEDIQIAISEWQEGMRGSQGMDEIELFCVGEM; translated from the exons ATGGCCCATGCTCCCCTACTCCGCATGAACACCGGCCCTGCCGCAACAATGGATGTTGTCGATAGATTAACCAGCATGACTGTACCTGGCGCGCCACCACGCGTGAGCCAGCTTTCTGGCTCGTCCACTTTTCCAGTTACCAATTCCTCGACGTCTCTCAACTCTCTGAACAACGCCACAACCTTCGCCGCATCATCCACTGGTAATGTCGTGGCCACCAAtaacatcatcaaccaaaaGGCCGATGCGTCGCGCTCTCTATACCAGATATGCGTTTCTTTAAAGCAGCGGCTGGCCAAGGTTCCCGGCTTTGAGGGGTATCTAGAGCAACTCAATGAAATGGCCGCCGAATCCATGGAGGGACCAGTGGAATCTCTCTGGGAGCTGCTGCGATCAGGGTTTCCACTGCTAGCTATCTACAATGCTCTCCAACCCGAAGTGCCACTCCAGGTCGATGAACCCCCTGGAGCCAACAAGTCCAAGCTGGCAAAGATTGCGATCCTGAGATTTGTCGAGGCTTGCAAATCCAAGCTCAATGTTCCCGCAGCTGATTCTTTCATCATTACGGATTTGACAGGACAGGACACGACGGGTTTCGTCAAG GTTACCTCTGTAATCAATTAtgttcttgatcttctcgagGTCAAGGGTCTTATGCTCGAAGTTCAGCCTTATCCCGAAGACGATATGATGCAACCAGGCTCTCAAATGAGCCACCGAGACTACGTTGTGCGCGAGATGGTAGACACGGAACGGAAGTACGTCCAGGATCTCGAGAACCTACAGGATTTGAAGAAGACACTAGAAGAGAGGGGCATAATTCCAGGAGATGTTGTGCACAACATTTTCCTTAACATCAATGCCATCTTGGACTGCCAACGCAAATTCTTAATTAGGGTAGAAACGACAAACTCAATGCCGGCTGCCAGGCAAGAATGGGGAAGCCCATTTGTAGCCTACGAGGAGGTATTCAACAACTGCTACCAGCCCTTCATTGCAAACCAGAAAAAGGCTGGCAAACTAGCAAGTCAGGTGTTTGACAAGATCCAGACGGCAGCACACGCTGTAGCCTGCGACTTGAACACGCTTGACGGGTTCTTGTTGAAGCCGATGCAAAGACTGGTCAAATATCCACTTCTTCTGAAC GAACTGCTCAAGAAGTGTGACGATGAAACAGTCAGAGCAGACCTTTCGGCAGGTATTGAAGCAGCCAGTCGCGTGCTACAAAAGGCCAACGAAGCAGTCGATCGCGCAGAGCTCGACGAAGCACTGGAAGAATTGATGGGCAGGGTTGACGACTGGAAAAACCACCAAGTCAGCCAATTTGGGAAACTCATATTGCACGGTGTTTACACCGTTATCCCGGGCAAGAGTGATCAAGAGAAGGAC TATGAGATCTATCTCTTTGAGAACATCTTGCTTTGCTGCAAAGAGTTGCTCCCAGGCAAGAATAAGGATAAGAAGGACAAGACCAAGTCGACTGGACCGAAGGTTCGCAACAAAAACAATAAGCTCCAGCTTAAGGGTCGGATTTTTATGACGAATGTGACCGATGTGGTAGCACTGTCGAAGACTGGTTCATATACTGTCCAAATTTGGTGGAAGGGTGATCCCGGCGTGGAGAACTTTATCATCAAGTTCCAGAATGAGGAAATGATGAAGAAGTGGGCGACCGGACTGGAACAGCAACGGAAGGAGAAGACAGGCCAGGTGCAACAAAGCCCGGAGAGACCGGCAACGAACTTCACGTGGATGGCTTCCCAGAGTAGTGGACTGGAAAACCCATACGCCGAgaaggacgatgatgatgatgacgattCGTCCACTTTGATCGCACCGTCGGGGACTGCCACGCCGGCTGCGTACAACCCGCCCATGGCGTTACCTGGAACAATGCCGCGCAATGCTTCGAGCACCAGCTTGCGGACACGCTCAGCCACCAACGACAGCTCGCAATCCCTGGCAGGCATCGCTCGAGCACCGCCGTCGAgcttcccccttcttcagcctcccACCCCATTGAACATCCAGACCAACCAGGCCTCGCCACTTCGTGGTGCCGAGTCCTACTTTTCGCCAGTAGCCGAGTCTCCAGCGTCCAGCAGGACGAGTACCACAAGTGGTATCTTTTCCCAGACAGGTTATCCATTTCCGAAAACGGGCACACCGCAACCTGGATGGGCACCCGAGGATAGCAATCGCTATACAGCCCCTGCCGCACCCCGAGCCCCATCAAGAGATGGGTCTACTCCAAACAATGCGTATGGCATGGTTACCGCAAATGGACGGAACCCCCGAGGTCCATCCATGCCAGTAATGCCTCGCGAACGTGACTCGGCGCACGCGGCCCAGTtacagcagcagcgcagCCGTAGCTATAGTACGCCTGACATCAATGGGCAAGCCGCCCGAACTGGCCAGTCCGTTCCAGCAGTCCCAGGAATCCCTGCTCATTTGAACCAGGGCCATCCACCTCACCCCATCCATGTACGGCATGACTCCAATATCCCAAGGAGCAACACGGGCAGCCCCGCAAACGATCTGCCATTGCGCACAAACACCAGCTCCCCAGGTGCACAACGTCAACGACAGTATGGCGGCATGGCGCAGTTCCCAACACAACCTGTTTATCCCCGTCAAGGTACACCCGGCAGTGGTGCCAAcatcccaccaccggccGGCCCTCCGCCTCCTGGACTGGCACCGTTGGCTCCCGTTGACCCTTCGAGGCCCGTTGCCCCTGGTCTGGTAACGGCGCCGATCACCTCCAGCCAATCCATGGTTCCTCCCACGCCAGACACTGCCTTTTCCAGTCAACTCCGGGTAAGGGTCAACTACGATACCGGCAACTACTTTACTCTTATCGTTCATTTTGACAAGCTCAACTACGTGAACCTGATTGACCGCATCGATCACCGGCTCAGCAAAttcaccaacagcagcatctcTAAGGGAGAGCTGAGGTTGCGATATcgggatgaagatggcgactTTGTGACCATTGAAAGCGATGAGGACATCCAAATTGCCATTTCCGAGTGGCAAGAGGGCATGCGCGGTTCTCAAGGCATGGATGAGATTGAACTTTTCTGTGTCGGTGAGATGTAA
- the MRP10 gene encoding 40S ribosomal protein mrp10 (COG:J; EggNog:ENOG503P58I) produces the protein MSKNPIRLPPLPRLRVRNPNKREQNPCLTIMSSVLACWASAGHTGRACNTVEDALRACMDAPKPPPKPSNTINYHLQRLSSKLIKQASKNK, from the exons ATGTCCAAGAACCCAAtccgtcttcctcccctcccgagGCTTCGGGTCCGAAACCCAAACAAGCGCGAGCAAAACCCCTGCCTCACCATCATGTCCTCTGTCCTCG CGTGCTGGGCTTCCGCTGGCCACACTGGCAGAGCATGCAACACAGTCGAAGACGCCCTCCGCGCCTGCATGGACGCTCCCAAGCCCCCTCCGAAGCcaagcaacaccatcaactaCCATCTCCAGAGACTGTCCTCGAAGCTTATCAAGCAAGCGTCCAAGAACAAATAA
- a CDS encoding hypothetical protein (EggNog:ENOG503P972): MLGFAGGLERAAAAAQTDDVLHFTEQPRVTANAFLPPRIPAPKPWQRVAVDPVAGHKQRKIWKRVPGSSGSNPARDAYLRDMAELEDARGQNPRKRVRGSAHVPVYGDAKWTNRPRNARLIGSVDLGEARAFVNKVNEEAKTLETSFTTKDATFPDNRLSWVPRKRHNSRWPIPPNMDRTTDFEIPSAPQAAEPTIQIDDKASLNRSTRRLSRRFTLLPYGDESPRKLLMPRLSPTKKSASALSPVKKVPAITMLSPIKVSDSPLRAFRIHATPTKVVLESPKMSPPEKSPSKPSPATSTPGAMLPPATTPRAIASQLQHTDSPVPLIFDQPTSDSVAEPQHEARRRISLAAARRTERKSLGISRLDAVRNSPNRRHSFNNLDALIAEGMDSGKGRRSTLGGGFLSSKEDVIEIDAKTNLDIFGEPSKAVASTPRRFAFGVDKLDETPQPSAPLDGFFSPLMTDISDMTESAPAKDASPQQQPEQAAASPAPCATDAGDEPSVLEDSTPLPASIEESPVEEHQPAEVEKSPAPEEQPTEVEEVSALVKEEQVAEIEESPVYEHQAAEGDISFTPYEPEGLSTIYEESTIIESPRKSPRKSPVKAVSAVEVQDTSIVIEEHEAISFIEPGVVLKATEESSIEKNDMPAAPSTPRSTRVAPSSPSTPLQNHDLDAVLQLSIKRSIKRSARKDEVPRFNQLDGSPSTPGAHEDSFASMDDTCELSDLSICSVDISTEHLVTTTTTSPPIASPQQQPTDSPVASPSQPEAEANAKDEEVSLPETAPLPVALSFESDADTVVDPFAQDTVDEKEPVEVEKTSSPTPECDAPLSPQVAEDEAIVPQAKVLAPGTPPQATPIAQSEETGKVSTLEQRTEDNVDASEASGFTPIHGRQSSPTELVQPAVTTLADELEAESDDLDEDEVVEQDVVDEACDELTMAVDDDFTSVPPPQPENDTIQLQARHDDSEAELLRKFVTRVTADKNAKAAAAAAAAASIAQNSRLKRRSGSMSTITSSTGSPMLNAEADTPADRKPLDAPDSPSQAPPPKRRRKRVLGSSENTLDRSTPVAPPPPDDEAPRRSTRARSTRTLRPTAPSANSIALSLIPVRLPGMGAMDDSTMDATLNMARQRNEEKDLATMTRVNTRKNKGQAVHPAVILARHAEDSSWKVNEAKAEPKEPRTNPDRTVKNVRWAEELASYQGESPVLPAADANDVKDVPVVKTTTTTNFMMSRAMEDDDDMDELAIPTITEVPLPPTVSKAASVAENKPEPPKTRTRKVVAATASTSTAAVPKAAAPKAAAPKSVATKVDAPKTAAAKAAAPVAAASTRRSTRSTRLQTPTPMKKVVSAESTTAPKRAIPSRAKTALPKPAASTAATKATAAAPAKPATASASGIKKAAGRPTRRTDVAKLGMTTVNGTPAPKRRGRPAASSS; the protein is encoded by the exons ATGCTCGGTTTCGCAGGTGGCTTGGAAcgggccgccgccgccgcgcaAACTGATGATGTTTTGCATTTTACAGAGCA ACCCCGAGTCACAGCCAATGCCTTCCTCCCACCAAGGATTCCAGCCCCAAAACCATGGCAGCGCGTTGCGGTCGACCCCGTGGCAGGCCATAAACAGCGAAAGATTTGGAAACGCGTCCCCGGTTCGAGTGGGTCGAATCCTGCGCGCGATGCCTATCTACGCGACATGGCCGAGCTTGAGGATGCGCGGGGCCAGAACCCGCGAAAGCGCGTGAGGGGGAGTGCTCATGTTCCGGTCTACGGTGATGCGAAATGGACCAACCGGCCGAGGAACGCACGCCTTATTGGAAGTGTGGACTTGGGCGAGGCGAGAG CGTTCGTGAACAAAGTTAACGAGGAAGCCAAGACCTTGGAGACgagcttcaccaccaaggacGCGACATTCCCGGATAACCGACTGAGCTGGGTACCAAGAAAGCGACATAACTCCCGTTGGCCAATTCCACCAAACATGGACCGGACTACCGACTTCGAGATACCATCTGCTCCTCAGGCCGCCGAGCCAACGATCCAGATCGACGACAAGGCTTCACTGAACAGATCAACGCGCAGACTCAGTAGACGTTTTACTCTCCTTCCATACGGAGACGAATCACCAAGGAAATTGCTGATGCCTAGgctctcccccaccaagaAATCGGCGTCTGCCCTGTCGCCTGTCAAGAAGGTGCCCGCAATTACGATGTTGTCGCCCATTAAGGTGTCCGACTCACCGCTCAGGGCCTTCAGAATCCACGCAACTCCAAcaaaggtggtgttggaaTCGCCCAAGATGAGCCCGCCAGAGAAATCTCCCTCGAAACCCTCACCTGCTACCTCGACCCCTGGAGCGATGctgccaccagcaacaacgcCAAGAGCCATTGCTTCACAGCTGCAACATACCGACAGTCCCGTTCCCCTCATCTTTGACCAACCGACATCAGATAGCGTTGCGGAACCTCAACACGAAGCTCGTCGACGCATTTCTCTTGCAGCTGCTCGTAGAACTGAACGCAAATCTCTTGGCATCTCCCGTCTGGACGCTGTGCGCAATAGTCCAAATCGACGACATAGCTTCAACAACCTTGACGCCTTGATTGCCGAAGGAATGGATAGTGGTAAGGGGCGCCGCAGTACGCTAGGCGGAGGGTTTCTGTCTTCGAAGGAGGATGTTATCGAGATTGATGCCAAGACCAACTTGGACATTTTTGGTGAACCATCCAAGGCTGTTGCCTCGACCCCCAGGCGATTCGCCTTTGGTGTCGATAAACTCGATGAAACTCCTCAACCATCTGCACCTCTGGATGGTTTCTTCAGTCCTCTTATGACCGACATCTCAGACATGACAGAAAGCGCACCAGCCAAGGATGCCAGcccgcagcaacagccagaACAGGCAGCAGCTAGCCCTGCTCCATGTGCGACCGATGCAGGGGACGAGCCATCAGTTCTCGAGGATTCTACCCCGCTCCCGGCCTCTATCGAAGAGTCACCGGTCGAGGAACACCAGCCAGCCGAGGTTGAAAAGTCGCCAGCCCCTGAGGAGCAACCCacggaggtggaagaggtgtCCGCGCTTGTCAAGGAAGAGCAAGTCGCAGAGATCGAGGAGTCACCGGTTTATGAACACCAGGCTGCCGAAGGCGACATTTCTTTCACCCCTTACGAACCCGAAGGTCTGTCAACCATTTACGAGGAGTCCACTATCATTGAGTCTCCGAGGAAATCTCCCAGAAAATCCCCCGTCAAGGCCGTTTCTGCTGTCGAGGTCCAAGACACATCCATAGTCATCGAAGAACATGAGGCTATCTCTTTCATCGAGCCAGGCGTTGTTCTCAAGGCTACTGAGGAATCTTCCATTGAGAAGAACGACATGCCTGCcgctccctcaacccctcgCAGCACCAGGGTGGCCCCTAGTAGTCCCTCAACGCCTCTCCAGAACCACGATCTTGATGCTGTTCTCCAGTTGAGCATCAAGCGAAGTATCAAGCGCAGCGCCAGAAAAGACGAGGTTCCCCGTTTCAACCAGTTGGATGGTTCACCTTCCACACCAGGCGCCCATGAGGATAGCTTTGCCTCGATGGATGATACATGCGAGCTCTCAGACCTCAGCATTTGCAGTGTCGACATCTCTACTGAACAtctcgtcaccaccacaactacCTCGCCCCCAATTGCCTcgccacaacagcagcctACCGATTCGCCTGTTGCCAGTCCCTCTCAACCAGAGGCCGAGGCCAATGCGAAGGATGAAGAGGTATCTTTGCCAGAGACCGCCCCTCTTCCTGTGGCCCTCTCATTTGAGAGCGATGCGGACACGGTTGTCGACCCTTTCGCTCAAGATACCGTAGACGAGAAGGAAcccgttgaggttgagaagacAAGCTCTCCCACTCCTGAATGCGATGCTCCCTTGTCTCCCCAGGTagccgaggacgaggctATTGTACCCCAGGCCAAAGTCTTGGCGCCTGGCACACCCCCTCAGGCCACGCCCATCGCACAAAGCGAGGAGACAGGGAAGGTCTCAACACTCGAACAAAGGACTGAAGACAATGTCGACGCATCTGAGGCCTCAGGTTTTACGCCAATTCATGGCCGTCAATCCTCGCCAACTGAGCTTGTGCAACCTGCTGTGACAACACTTGCTGATGAACTCGAGGCTGAGTCGGACGAcctggatgaagatgaagtaGTCGAACAAGATGTAGTTGATGAAGCATGCGATGAGCTTACCATGGCAGTGGATGACGATTTCACCTCGGTGCCGCCCCCTCAACCAGAGAACGATACGATTCAATTGCAGGCGAGGCACGACGACTCGGAGGCGGAATTGCTGCGGAAGTTTGTGACGCGGGTGACTGCTGATAAGAACGCaaaggccgccgccgctgccgctgcagcAGCCTCGATAGCGCAAAACTCCCGTCTCAAGCGTCGGTCTGGGTCAATgagcaccatcacctcctctaCCGGTTCGCCCATGCTCAATGCAGAGGCCGATACCCCCGCGGATAGGAAGCCCTTGG ATGCCCCGGATAGTCCCAGTCAGGCGCCTCCTCCCAAGCGCCGGCGCAAGCGCGTCCTCGGTTCCTCGGAAAACACCCTCGACAGAAGCACTCCCGTtgctcccccaccaccggaTGATGAAGCTCCCCGGAGGTCTACCCGTGCCCGGAGCACTCGAACTCTCCGGCCCACAGCACCTTCGGCAAACTCGATTGCTTTGTCGTTGATTCCGGTGCGGCTGCCTGGAATGGGAGCCATGGATGACAGCACCATGGATGCCACCCTTAACATGGCCAGGCAGCGcaacgaggagaaggacttGGCTACCATGACGAGGGTCAACACCCGCAAGAACAAGGGCCAAGCTGTCCACCCTGCTGTGATTCTGGCGAGGCATGCTGAGGACTCTTCGTGGAAAGTCAACGAGGCTAAGGCCGAGCCCAAGGAGCCGCGCACCAACCCAGATCGGACGGTCAAGAACGTCAGGTGGGCTGAGGAACTGGCTAGTTACCAGGGCGAGTCCCCAGTCCTACCGGCTGCCGATGCGAACGATGTCAAGGATGTTCCTGTCGTCAAGACCACCACAACGACCAACTTCATGATGTCACGGGCcatggaggatgatgatgatatggatGAGCTCGCTATTCCTACCATCACCGAGGTGCCGCTTCCTCCTACTGTATCAAAGGCTGCGTCAGTGGCAGAGAACAAGCCTGAGCCTCCGAAAACCAGGACAAGGAAGGTTGTTGCCGCTACGGCATCCACATcaactgctgctgttcccaAG gctgctgctcccaaggctgctgctcctaaGTCTGTTGCCACTAAAGTTGATGCCCCTaagactgctgctgctaagGCTGCCGCGCCTGTCGCTGCCGCTTCCACAAGACGCAGCACTAGATCTACCAGACTGCAGACGCCGACTCCTATGAAGAAGGTTGTCTCTGCTGAGAGCACCACGGCTCCCAAGCGGGCTATCCCTTCAAGGGCGAAGACTGCTTTGCCCAAGCCTGCTGCTTCGACAGCTGCTACCAAGGCCACTGCGGCCGCGCCTGCCAAGCCTGCCACTGCTTCGGCTTCGggcatcaagaaggccgctgGGAGGCCGACGAGACGGACTGATGTTGCCAAGTTGGGGATGACCACTGTTAACGGGACGCCTGCCcccaagaggagggggagaccTGCGGCTTCTTCATCTTGA
- a CDS encoding hypothetical protein (COG:S; EggNog:ENOG503NXTV): protein MAGFASQADEGYSEDPLTAISASASFSHKTRDDSVSALSSSQAASDFPAWMLQHISNLSISRKTELAMALLNDLPTSVISEIVEHLNPRLNIDFIRYLPPEVCLKILSFLDPVSLISVARACRTWYGLALDRKLWEQLYYMEGWSAKPKEIAAWEKSINGVRQGVSRRVDSETEGHAHKKRAITVSSNLDADMDSVMLDAGAIKQEPAEIDASESSLFGGPTGSADGGSISRRLDDLEVKSVGSGSGSANKSASLDKGKGRARSPESSSSTRSKGNFLDTVLATPLSRLPRSTLWVLDDHDRRYKLNWKHVYTMRRRLESNWDLGKYTNFQLPHPNYPEEGHGECIYSLQFNPQYLVSGSRDRTIKVWDLETRRCLRTLSQHRGSVLCLQFDSDPEEDIIVSGSSDSDVIIWKFSTGKVIQTLKTAHRESVLNVKFDKRILVTCSKDKLIKVFNRRPLRAGDLGYREVSPVPTTINYGYNIPMAPEDLPQTPAWTLIGVLEGHSAAVNAVQIHDREIVSASGDRHIKVWDWPTQTCSRTIVGHTKGIACVQYDGRRIVSGSSDHEVKVFDRATGLEVASLRAHSALVRTVQAGFGDLPFQAEDDAEAAKKVDEAYFKALEAGLLDGTNRPKAGRRQGNAGSRRPEDICAYGAKLPPGGGGGKYGRIVSGSYDTSIIIWRRDKEGIWKDQQHLKQEEAAAVAVKLGRTTLPPVSNFLDAAAAAIPLHPSVRPGPSQQPGGSSSTLTANNSLPTQTASAPPSTSAGPSVPPPRPDSEQIRALIDEAIQAGAQTFTRAIGNHPIILTQRQYIEGKIDRLQNAVTRSQLRQAFSGALIRAQFEQTRLRREAQRNAEAIAAATNALAGPSTSSQQHRNNTEPAQASSSSSSSAAPALPAARLLTASQQQAAVAYQAHAELASGGHGRVHQLQYDARRIICCSQTSVIVGWDFCNGDKELEQAAQFFGPVE, encoded by the exons ATGGCTGGTTTCGCTTCCCAGGCCGACGAAGGTTACTCAGAAGACCCCCTGACCGCGATTTCCGCTTCTGCATCCTTCTCCCACAAGACGCGCGACGATTCGGTCTCGGCCCTGAGTTCCTCTCAAGCTGCATCGGATTTCCCGGCATGGATGCTTCAACATATATCtaacctctccatctctcgCAAGACCG AACTTGCGATGGCGCTCTTAAATGACCTTCCTACCTCTGTAATCTCGGAAATAGTAGAACACCTCAACCCCAGACTCAACATCGACTTCATCCGCTACCTGCCCCCCGAGGTGTGCCTCAAGATTCTCAGCTTCCTCGACCCCGTCTCGCTCATCAGCGTTGCGCGTGCATGTAGAACATGGTACGGCCTCGCTTTGGATCGAAAGCTGTGGGAACAGCTGTATTATATGGAGGGCTGGTCTGCAAAACCGAAAGAGATCGCCGCCTGGGAGAAGAGCATCAATGGAGTTCGTCAGGGAGTGTCACGGCGAGTTGACTCGGAAACTGAGGGTCATGCGCATAAGAAGCGCGCCATTACCGTCTCTTCAAACCTCGATGCCGACATGGATAGTGTCATGCTGGACGCGGGAGCAATAAAGCAGGAGCCCGCCGAGATAGACGCGTCAGAAAGCAGTCTGTTTGGCGGACCGACAGGAAGTGCTGACGGTGGTAGCATCTCACGAAGACTGGATGATCTGGAAGTAAAGAGTGTTGGCTCAGGTTCGGGGTCGGCGAACAAGAGCGCCTCGCTGGACAAGGGCAAAGGGAGGGCACGCTCACCGGAATCCAGTTCTTCAACGCGATCCAAAGGCAACTTCTTGGACACAGTACTAGCCACGCCCCTATCAAGATTACCGAGATCCACGCTATGGGTTCTGGATGACCACGACCGCAGATATAAGCTTAATTGGAAGCACGTATACACAATGCGCCGACGCCTCGAGTCCAACTGGGACCTAGGAAAATACACAAACTTCCAGCTACCCCATCCTAATTATCCAGAAGAAGGGCATGGGGAATGTATTTACAGTCTGCAGTTTAACCCACAGTATTTAGTCAGCGGCAGTCGAGACCGGACGATCAAGGTGTGGGATTTGGAGACACGGCGCTGCCTCCGCACCTTGTCGCAACATCGCGGGTCGGTTCTCTGCCTGCAGTTTGACTCTGACCCCGAGGAGGACATCATCGTGTCAGGCAGTTCGGACTCGGACGTGATCATTTGGAAGTTCTCGACCGGAAAGGTGATCCAGACACTCAAAACTGCCCACCGGGAATCTGTACTCAACGTCAAGTTTGACAAACGGATCCTGGTCACTTGCTCCAAGGATAAGCTGATCAAGGTCTTCAACCGCCGACCTCTGCGCGCTGGCGACCTTGGATACCGAGAGGTGAGCCCCgtgcccaccaccatcaactacGGTTACAACATCCCTATGGCTCCCGAGGACCTCCCACAAACTCCGGCTTGGACTTTGATCGGCGTATTGGAAGGCCATAGTGCGGCCGTCAATGCTGTTCAGATCCACGACCGGGAAATTGTGTCTGCAAGCGGTGACCGCCATATCAAGGTTTGGGATTGGCCGACTCAGACATGCAGCCGCACAATTGTTGGCCATACCAAAGGAATCGCATGCGTTCAGTACGATGGCCGGCGAATTGTCAGCGGTAGCAGTGACCATGAAGTAAAGGTGTTTGACAGGGCGACAGGTCTGGAGGTAGCGAGCCTTCGTGCGCACTCTGCTTTGGTACGGACGGTTCAAGCTGGATTTGGAGATTTGCCCTTCCAGGCCGAAGATGATGCGGAGGCGGCAAAGAAGGTGGATGAGGCTTACTTCAAGGCGCTCGAGGCAGGGTTACTTGACGGCACAAACCGCCCGAAAGCTGGTCGTCGGCAGGGAAATGCAGGATCCAGAAGACCGGAGGACATCTGTGCCTACGGTGCAAAGCTCCCAcctggaggcggagggggcaAATATGGCCGGATCGTCAGTGGCAGTTATGATACTAGTATTATCATCTGGCGCCGAGACAAGGAGGGCATCTGGAAAGACCAGCAGCACCTCAAGCAAGAGGAAGCCGCTGCCGTTGCGGTCAAGCTGGGACGGACAACACTTCCCCCGGTGTCGAATTTCttggatgctgctgctgcggcgatCCCTTTACACCCTTCGGTGCGACCGGGTCCCTCGCAACAACCCGGCGGTTCGTCAAGCACGCTCACAGCAAACAATTCCCTACCAACACAGACCGCGAGCGCACCACCAAGCACATCGGCCGGGCCTTCAGTACCGCCTCCGAGACCGGATAGCGAACAAATACGGGCGCTAATCGACGAGGCAATCCAAGCAGGCGCCCAAACCTTTACACGCGCCATCGGCAAccatcccatcatcttgACACAGCGACAGTACATTGAAGGCAAGATCGACCGATTGCAGAACGCTGTCACACGGAGTCAGCTTCGACAAGCCTTTTCTGGTGCTTTGATTAGAGCTCAATTCGAGCAGACCAGGCTACGACGGGAGGCTCAGCGGAACGCGGAAGCGATTGCGGCAGCAACGAACGCACTGGCGGGCccttcaacatcttcacAACAACACAGAAACAATACCGAGCCTGCTcaggcatcatcatcatcgtcgtcatcagcagcaccggCGTTACCGGCAGCTCGACTGTTGACGGCTagccagcagcaggcggCCGTAGCTTATCAGGCACATGCGGAACTGGCTTCTGGGGGACATGGACGTGTGCATCAG CTTCAATATGATGCGAGACGGATCATTTGCTGCAGTCAGACGAGTGTGATTGTGGGGTGGGATTTTTGCAATGGGGATAAGGAGTTGGAGCAGGCGGCGCAGTTTTTTGGGCCGGTGGAATAG